In bacterium, one genomic interval encodes:
- a CDS encoding glycosyltransferase family 2 protein produces MTRPAESTPPPAETGGATPRRVCVVIPHAGGREILPACLRTLREDSGRCRVLLVDNASPDDSVAAARRDFPFVEVLVQERNLGFAGGCNAGLRVALADPACVYAVLLNNDTEPQPGWLEALTALLDAHPRLGAAQPRLLSIPFPGRLDYSGGAGGLLDVYAFPFALGRVLGHLEEDGENWREPRLIAWASGTACILRLEALREVGLLEESFFMHMEEIDLDWRLRLAGWEIASAPQGRVRHHSGYSLGAESPRKILLNHRNSLRMLVRNAGAGTLLRRLPVRLLLDGAAILSYLAAGRPRHAWAGLCGVGGWLVALPGDLRARHGIQAGRRVPEALLQLRHYPHSMALACRLGGRRTVAELGWTPPLLVDDREAGHV; encoded by the coding sequence GTGACGCGCCCCGCGGAATCCACCCCGCCTCCGGCCGAGACCGGTGGCGCGACGCCCCGGCGCGTCTGTGTGGTCATACCCCACGCCGGCGGACGGGAGATCCTGCCGGCCTGCCTGAGGACCCTGCGGGAGGACAGCGGCCGCTGCCGCGTGCTGCTGGTGGACAACGCCAGCCCCGACGACAGCGTCGCGGCGGCGCGGCGGGACTTTCCCTTCGTCGAGGTCCTGGTCCAGGAGCGCAACCTGGGCTTCGCCGGGGGATGCAACGCCGGGCTGCGCGTCGCCCTGGCCGATCCCGCCTGCGTCTACGCCGTCCTGCTCAACAACGACACGGAGCCCCAGCCGGGCTGGCTGGAGGCCCTCACCGCGCTCCTGGATGCCCACCCCCGCCTGGGCGCCGCCCAGCCGCGCCTGCTCTCCATTCCCTTCCCCGGTCGCCTGGACTACAGCGGGGGCGCGGGCGGACTGCTGGATGTCTACGCCTTCCCCTTCGCCCTGGGCCGGGTGCTGGGCCACCTGGAGGAGGACGGGGAGAACTGGCGGGAGCCGCGCCTGATCGCCTGGGCCTCGGGCACGGCCTGCATCCTGCGGCTGGAGGCCCTGCGCGAGGTGGGCCTGCTCGAGGAAAGCTTCTTCATGCACATGGAGGAGATCGACCTGGACTGGCGCCTGCGCCTGGCCGGCTGGGAGATCGCATCCGCCCCGCAAGGCCGTGTGCGGCACCACAGCGGCTACAGCCTGGGGGCGGAATCCCCCCGCAAGATCCTGCTCAACCATCGCAACAGCCTGCGCATGCTGGTGCGCAACGCGGGCGCCGGCACCCTGCTGCGCCGGCTGCCGGTGCGCCTGCTGCTCGACGGGGCCGCCATCCTGTCCTATCTGGCCGCCGGACGACCGCGCCATGCCTGGGCCGGCCTGTGCGGCGTGGGGGGCTGGCTGGTCGCCCTGCCCGGGGATCTGCGCGCCCGCCACGGCATCCAGGCGGGACGCCGCGTGCCGGAGGCCCTGCTGCAACTGCGGCACTACCCCCACAGCATGGCCCTGGCCTGCCGTCTGGGCGGCCGGCGCACCGTGGCGGAGCTGGGCTGGACGCCGCCCCTGCTCGTCGACGACCGGGAGGCGGGCCATGTTTGA
- a CDS encoding cell envelope integrity protein TolA, translated as MNTLDSGGGALSARFLLISFLLHGLVAGLLWWGGPQLKREAPLQIRLVRLAGGGQNRPGWVSEAMQAAAPAEERPAAPEPEARLEPAPETKQEAAPRVARTPDPAPARPQTPPAEPERPRRESEQATATEGRPRGEGRSTSGGARDAGAGPRGAGGSRTGAMSDQPDLPGMGQYLLRLENAIQRAFTYPARSSGRRAVFHFRVDRRGQVLDLTQVVESGLPGLDLSGKSAITRAVLPPLPPAFPFDQIGVTFTFVDE; from the coding sequence ATGAATACCCTCGACTCCGGCGGTGGCGCACTGTCCGCGCGCTTCCTGCTCATTTCCTTCCTCCTGCATGGTCTGGTGGCCGGCCTGCTGTGGTGGGGCGGCCCGCAGCTCAAGCGCGAGGCGCCCCTACAGATCCGCCTGGTGCGCCTGGCGGGCGGTGGACAGAACCGGCCCGGCTGGGTGAGCGAAGCCATGCAGGCGGCCGCACCGGCGGAGGAGCGGCCTGCCGCCCCGGAGCCCGAGGCACGCCTGGAGCCGGCGCCGGAGACGAAGCAGGAGGCGGCGCCCCGGGTCGCCCGCACACCGGACCCGGCCCCCGCCCGTCCCCAGACCCCCCCCGCGGAACCTGAACGCCCCCGCCGGGAGTCGGAGCAGGCCACGGCCACCGAAGGGCGGCCACGGGGCGAGGGCCGGAGCACGTCGGGAGGGGCGCGGGATGCGGGAGCGGGGCCGCGCGGCGCGGGCGGCAGCCGCACCGGCGCCATGTCCGACCAGCCCGACCTGCCGGGCATGGGTCAATACTTGCTGCGCCTGGAGAACGCCATCCAGCGGGCCTTCACCTATCCGGCCCGCTCAAGCGGGCGGCGGGCCGTCTTCCACTTCCGGGTGGACCGGCGCGGCCAGGTGCTGGACCTGACCCAGGTGGTGGAATCGGGCTTGCCGGGGCTGGACTTGTCGGGCAAGAGCGCCATCACGCGGGCCGTGTTGCCGCCCCTGCCCCCTGCCTTTCCATTCGACCAGATCGGAGTGACTTTCACCTTTGTCGACGAATAA
- a CDS encoding OmpA family protein, with product MRTMKIALLAALVIVAGFSSTSCSKKAKPAAEQQVVIDDDAAAEAARLEAERLAAAAEAERLAAAERAAAEAERLAREARSNAINSLTAVYFDFDKFELREDTRSKLARHGDVLRNLDDLRVRLEGHCDENGSVAYNLALGDKRANAVKDYFVRLGLTAGRFETISYGKSRPVDPGHDESAWSKNRRCEFQALNP from the coding sequence ATGAGGACTATGAAGATCGCGCTGCTGGCCGCACTGGTGATCGTGGCCGGATTCAGCAGCACCTCCTGCAGCAAGAAGGCCAAGCCCGCCGCCGAGCAGCAGGTGGTCATTGACGATGACGCCGCCGCCGAGGCCGCCCGCCTCGAGGCCGAGCGTCTGGCCGCCGCCGCCGAGGCCGAGCGACTGGCCGCCGCCGAGCGCGCCGCCGCCGAGGCCGAGCGCCTGGCCCGGGAAGCTCGTTCCAATGCCATCAACTCGCTGACCGCCGTCTACTTCGACTTCGACAAGTTCGAGCTGCGCGAGGACACGCGGTCCAAGCTGGCCCGTCATGGCGACGTGCTGCGCAACCTGGACGACCTGCGCGTCCGCCTGGAAGGCCACTGCGACGAGAACGGCTCGGTGGCCTACAACCTGGCCCTGGGCGACAAGCGCGCCAATGCCGTCAAGGATTACTTCGTGCGTCTCGGCTTGACCGCCGGCCGCTTCGAGACCATCTCCTACGGCAAGTCCCGTCCGGTCGATCCGGGTCACGACGAGTCCGCCTGGTCCAAGAACCGTCGCTGTGAGTTCCAGGCCCTGAATCCATGA
- a CDS encoding glycosyltransferase family 2 protein, which yields MFEGRLSVVIPAWNEERRIGPALARSIEVLHRLAPDHEIVVVDDGSTDGTLAAARAAAAAARSFRGLANERNLGKGGAVRRGMLEAAGDYILFCDADESTPMAMLEHFLPGLAAGRPVLIGTRKNRQAIIARHQPWLRETMGKGFTLLAQALAGVRVTDFTCGFKIFRRDAAREIFARQTLHNWSFDAEILFLARHLGYAISEVPVTWTNDEDTRVRLLRDTAGSLRGLLHIVARRARGAYGPARR from the coding sequence ATGTTTGAGGGCCGGCTCAGCGTGGTCATCCCCGCCTGGAACGAGGAGCGCCGCATCGGGCCGGCCCTGGCCCGCTCCATCGAGGTGCTCCACCGCCTTGCCCCCGACCACGAGATCGTGGTGGTGGACGACGGCTCCACCGACGGCACCCTGGCCGCGGCGCGCGCGGCGGCGGCGGCGGCCCGCTCCTTCCGGGGCCTCGCCAACGAGCGGAACCTGGGCAAGGGCGGGGCCGTGCGGCGTGGCATGCTGGAAGCGGCGGGGGACTACATCCTCTTCTGCGACGCTGACGAATCCACCCCCATGGCCATGCTTGAGCACTTCCTGCCCGGACTGGCCGCCGGGCGGCCCGTCCTCATCGGCACGCGCAAGAACCGGCAGGCCATCATCGCTCGCCACCAGCCCTGGCTGCGCGAGACGATGGGCAAGGGTTTCACCCTGCTCGCCCAGGCGCTGGCCGGAGTGCGGGTGACGGATTTCACCTGCGGCTTCAAGATCTTCCGGCGGGACGCGGCCCGCGAGATCTTCGCCCGCCAGACCTTGCACAACTGGAGTTTCGACGCCGAGATCCTCTTCCTGGCCCGGCACCTGGGCTACGCCATCAGCGAAGTGCCGGTCACCTGGACCAACGACGAGGACACGCGCGTCCGCCTCCTGCGGGACACGGCGGGCAGCCTGCGGGGCCTGCTCCACATTGTCGCCCGCCGGGCGCGGGGGGCCTACGGGCCGGCCCGGCGCTGA
- a CDS encoding biopolymer transporter ExbD, translating into MRAAPDRGPLSEINVTPLVDVFLVLLVIFMITAPVLKTALEVGLPQSESGTRRGDRGLTVELRRDGQLVLGREPVRAQDLGWRLLAEALPLAGGDSVGARRLPVFLAADERVSYGEVVALLDRIREAGFEDVGLMTDPPDHSRRP; encoded by the coding sequence ATGAGAGCGGCGCCGGATCGCGGCCCCCTGTCCGAGATCAACGTCACCCCCCTGGTCGACGTCTTCCTGGTCTTGCTGGTCATCTTCATGATCACGGCCCCCGTGCTGAAAACGGCCCTTGAAGTGGGCTTGCCCCAGTCCGAGAGCGGCACCCGGCGCGGCGACCGCGGCCTCACGGTGGAGCTGCGGCGGGACGGCCAGCTGGTCCTGGGCCGCGAGCCGGTCCGGGCCCAGGACCTGGGGTGGCGCCTGCTGGCGGAGGCCCTGCCCCTGGCCGGCGGCGACAGCGTCGGCGCCCGTCGTTTGCCTGTCTTCCTGGCCGCCGACGAGCGCGTCTCCTACGGCGAGGTGGTGGCCTTGCTCGACCGCATCCGCGAGGCCGGCTTCGAGGACGTGGGTCTGATGACGGATCCCCCCGACCACTCCCGACGGCCATGA
- a CDS encoding phospholipid carrier-dependent glycosyltransferase, producing MGDALKSGFAELRLAGRSWRLDLVLLAILVLAAGWRVNGLDWGWTDFDPAAPDATGPGRFHAFHPDEASNIRAARLFTESDSWRPTGELYGEQVDYSLYGATTIYLHVAVVKARALLGDIRPFDEEDPRSFRATWLAVRWLTALLGLACIPMLYWAALTLHGFPAARLAALLLAGAAFHAQSGRFGTVDMPMVFFTLWSFAHSARLLRAPGRLDLALAALAAGLAVSTKVNAVLVVLPLILAELLRDPLPAGPGPAGRILLRRLFSLRLLGAGAGVVAIFFALNPYAILDWRSYLFADHAFGLVHILRNVRGDFFYPFQIQFEHVLPFPFLIGKVLWWAAGPALLLAGLAALPWMAWRRWRADWLVLIWLLPGLLLTGGAKVLFMRYALPFLPLLALTAAVGLSDLLAWASRRGRGATAAAWALAAAVALPSLGWTAALASVHDREDSRIAAGRWLAARLPAGAALLHERSANTIKTVIHMPRYRNVCLEIPTIHRATGATEGEKLDFLVDRLRQVEWAAILESNRKLGYERNGRYRAELRFYQELFAGRLGFATDTVFQTLPTVLGLAIDDEPAEFSLRYYDHEEIHILRRVDAAALDERLAALKGEFATDPATVDGRLARAAALLEQGDLHGARAAVVRVLDEGNEQLARGGNGAFGSSAAFGLLAVIFEASALRAVEANDASQATQLVKETDRLHSMAVQAPTTPLARSERMADWVRFRARALGAAEALGLLEQAFQSGLDGPGLREAAEGLGAGHLVARPPRPTDQGEEP from the coding sequence ATGGGAGACGCGCTGAAGTCGGGCTTCGCCGAACTGCGCCTGGCCGGGCGAAGCTGGCGTCTTGATCTGGTCCTGCTGGCCATCCTGGTCCTGGCGGCCGGCTGGCGGGTCAACGGCCTGGACTGGGGCTGGACGGACTTCGATCCCGCCGCGCCCGACGCCACCGGCCCGGGCCGCTTCCATGCCTTCCATCCGGACGAGGCCTCCAACATCCGGGCGGCCCGCCTCTTCACGGAGTCGGACTCCTGGCGGCCCACAGGCGAGCTCTACGGCGAGCAAGTGGACTACAGCCTCTACGGCGCCACCACCATCTACCTGCACGTGGCGGTGGTCAAGGCGCGGGCCCTGCTGGGCGACATCCGCCCCTTCGACGAGGAGGATCCCCGCTCCTTCCGCGCCACCTGGCTGGCCGTGCGCTGGCTCACCGCCCTGCTGGGCCTGGCCTGCATCCCCATGCTCTACTGGGCGGCCCTCACCCTCCATGGCTTCCCGGCGGCGCGGCTGGCCGCGCTGCTGCTGGCCGGGGCGGCCTTCCATGCCCAGAGCGGGCGCTTCGGGACGGTGGACATGCCCATGGTCTTCTTCACCCTCTGGAGTTTCGCCCACAGCGCGCGCCTGCTCCGGGCGCCGGGGCGCCTGGACCTGGCCCTGGCCGCGCTGGCCGCCGGCCTGGCCGTCTCCACCAAGGTGAACGCCGTGCTGGTCGTGCTGCCCCTCATCCTGGCGGAGCTGCTGCGCGACCCGCTGCCGGCCGGACCCGGCCCCGCCGGCCGGATCCTGCTGCGCCGCCTCTTCTCCCTCCGCCTGCTGGGGGCGGGGGCGGGGGTGGTGGCCATCTTCTTCGCGCTCAATCCCTACGCCATCCTGGACTGGCGCAGCTACCTCTTCGCCGACCACGCCTTCGGACTGGTCCACATCCTGCGCAACGTGCGGGGAGACTTCTTCTACCCCTTCCAGATCCAGTTCGAGCATGTCTTGCCCTTTCCCTTTCTCATCGGCAAGGTGCTGTGGTGGGCGGCGGGTCCCGCCCTGCTCCTGGCCGGGCTGGCCGCCCTGCCCTGGATGGCCTGGCGGCGCTGGCGGGCCGACTGGCTGGTTCTCATCTGGTTGCTGCCCGGCCTGCTGCTGACAGGCGGGGCCAAGGTGCTCTTCATGCGCTATGCCCTGCCCTTCCTGCCCCTGCTGGCCCTCACCGCCGCCGTGGGGTTGTCCGACCTGCTGGCCTGGGCCTCCCGGCGCGGGCGGGGCGCCACGGCCGCGGCCTGGGCGCTGGCCGCCGCCGTGGCCCTCCCCTCGCTGGGCTGGACCGCCGCCCTTGCCTCCGTCCACGACCGGGAGGACAGCCGCATCGCGGCGGGCCGTTGGCTGGCCGCCCGGTTGCCGGCGGGCGCCGCCCTGCTCCACGAGCGCAGCGCCAATACGATCAAGACCGTCATCCACATGCCGCGCTACCGCAACGTCTGCCTGGAGATCCCCACCATCCACCGCGCCACGGGCGCCACCGAGGGCGAAAAGCTGGACTTCCTGGTCGACCGCCTGCGCCAGGTCGAGTGGGCCGCCATCCTGGAATCCAACCGCAAGCTGGGCTACGAGCGCAACGGGCGCTACCGGGCCGAACTCCGCTTCTACCAGGAGCTTTTCGCCGGGCGGCTGGGATTTGCCACCGACACCGTCTTCCAAACGCTGCCCACCGTGCTGGGGCTGGCCATCGACGACGAGCCCGCCGAGTTCAGCCTGCGCTACTACGACCACGAGGAGATCCACATCCTGCGCCGGGTGGACGCGGCGGCGCTGGACGAGCGGCTGGCCGCCCTGAAGGGCGAGTTCGCCACCGATCCCGCCACGGTCGACGGACGGCTGGCGCGGGCGGCCGCGCTGCTGGAACAAGGGGATCTGCACGGGGCGCGCGCCGCCGTGGTCCGCGTCCTCGACGAGGGAAACGAACAGCTCGCGCGCGGCGGCAACGGCGCTTTCGGATCGTCGGCGGCCTTCGGCCTGCTGGCCGTCATCTTCGAGGCCTCGGCCCTCCGCGCCGTGGAGGCCAACGACGCCTCCCAGGCGACGCAGCTGGTCAAGGAGACGGACCGTCTCCATTCCATGGCCGTGCAGGCTCCCACCACGCCCCTGGCGCGCAGCGAGCGCATGGCCGATTGGGTGCGCTTCCGGGCCCGCGCCCTGGGCGCCGCCGAAGCGCTGGGATTGCTCGAGCAGGCCTTCCAGAGCGGGCTGGACGGACCCGGCCTGCGGGAAGCGGCGGAAGGGCTGGGCGCAGGCCACCTGGTGGCGCGCCCGCCGCGCCCGACCGACCAAGGAGAGGAGCCATGA
- a CDS encoding tetratricopeptide repeat protein, which yields MKRFLPLILLGLAAWSGCASRGEIVGFQEDLAHIRGKVDRVEARQTEQDSLLIGRVEFLKDRFRETEAVLRLLKAEQLQGTDELRNLIGEVRSTLEDAQTYNRRLAQKVDELNLILARQGLRQQRDSLAQADPSWLYNQATLDRVRGLPQLARSGFREYLSRYPKGEMVPLCHYWIADTWLSEQQPDSALGQYETFERLAPDHSQVPASMVRRAMILAGNGKSEQARQLLETVRRRWPTRPEAELARERLEELGF from the coding sequence ATGAAGCGTTTCCTCCCGCTGATCCTGCTGGGTCTGGCCGCCTGGAGCGGCTGCGCCTCGCGGGGCGAGATCGTGGGGTTCCAGGAGGATCTGGCCCATATCCGGGGCAAGGTGGATCGGGTGGAGGCCCGCCAGACGGAGCAGGACAGCCTGCTCATCGGCCGCGTGGAGTTCCTCAAGGACCGCTTCCGGGAAACCGAGGCCGTCCTGCGCCTGCTCAAGGCCGAGCAGCTGCAGGGAACGGACGAGCTGCGCAACCTGATCGGCGAGGTGCGCTCCACCCTCGAGGACGCCCAGACCTACAACCGGCGCCTGGCGCAGAAAGTGGACGAGCTGAACCTGATCCTGGCCCGCCAGGGCCTGCGCCAGCAACGGGACAGCCTGGCCCAGGCCGATCCCTCCTGGCTTTACAACCAGGCCACGCTCGACCGGGTGCGCGGTCTGCCCCAGTTGGCCCGTTCCGGCTTCCGCGAATACCTGAGCCGCTACCCCAAGGGCGAGATGGTGCCCCTCTGCCACTACTGGATCGCCGACACCTGGCTGTCGGAGCAGCAGCCGGATTCCGCCTTGGGCCAGTACGAGACCTTCGAGCGCCTGGCCCCCGACCACTCCCAGGTGCCGGCCTCCATGGTGCGCCGCGCCATGATCCTGGCCGGGAACGGCAAGTCGGAGCAGGCCCGCCAACTGCTGGAGACGGTGCGCCGGCGCTGGCCCACCCGGCCGGAGGCGGAGCTGGCCCGCGAGCGCCTGGAGGAGTTGGGCTTCTAA
- a CDS encoding MotA/TolQ/ExbB proton channel family protein encodes MSLWAFIAHASLFSKVVLLILVVLSVLSWAAILDRVRYFRRAAQAERAFELGAERVRGLPDLLRLAEHHKGAPSALMLQQAVRRLLPHSASQGAGAHRPLPPAGVWEGALGSAERRALTDADRHLSLLATVSSASPFIGLMGTVWGVMVAFLRIGNQQGQAMLEVVGPGIAEALIATVVGLATAIPATIAYNYFLASARRLRERCESLRDLVTALVRDTSPA; translated from the coding sequence ATGAGCCTGTGGGCCTTCATTGCTCACGCATCGCTCTTTTCCAAGGTCGTGCTCCTGATTCTGGTCGTGCTGTCCGTGCTCAGCTGGGCGGCCATCCTGGATCGGGTGCGGTACTTCCGGCGCGCCGCCCAGGCTGAACGGGCCTTTGAGTTGGGCGCCGAGCGGGTGCGGGGGCTGCCCGACCTGCTGCGACTGGCCGAACATCACAAGGGGGCGCCCAGCGCCCTCATGCTGCAGCAGGCGGTTCGCCGCCTGCTGCCGCATTCCGCTTCCCAGGGGGCCGGCGCACACCGGCCCCTTCCTCCAGCTGGAGTCTGGGAGGGCGCCCTTGGTTCGGCCGAACGGCGCGCTCTGACCGATGCGGATCGTCATCTCAGCCTGCTGGCCACCGTGTCCAGCGCCAGCCCCTTCATCGGCTTGATGGGGACGGTGTGGGGCGTGATGGTGGCCTTCCTGCGCATCGGCAACCAGCAGGGCCAGGCCATGCTGGAGGTGGTGGGCCCGGGCATCGCCGAGGCGCTCATCGCCACGGTGGTGGGTCTGGCCACGGCCATCCCCGCCACCATCGCCTACAACTATTTCCTGGCCTCCGCCCGTCGCCTGCGGGAGCGCTGCGAATCCCTGCGCGACCTCGTCACCGCCCTGGTGCGGGACACGAGTCCGGCATGA
- a CDS encoding DUF2723 domain-containing protein, whose translation MTAPRPDTALPDAAASGFAFRTWHRITALLVFLAALVLYFLTMAPTTSFWDCGEFIASSYSLSVPHPPGAPFYLLLGRLFTMLPLFADIGARINFISVLSSALTVLLLYLTIVQLIRYWKPVERMHWPELAGAALGALAFMATDTFWFNAVEAEVYAISMLFTALVVWLAFVWHDLELRGHHDGDRIFLLSFYLVGLAIGVHLLNVLALPLVFLVIYFHWQEGKPFRLEHFLLFWGLGVLAILPIYPGVVLWLPKLIKWAGDLGGEWAGLALLLALLAGLGALHLAARRRGNRPLALGAAALLLVVLGYLSYVLILVRSDLNPPLDENDPETLAGLIAYLSREQYGSESIVTQLLDRKAPFWDYQIRHMYIRYFNWNFIGRDIESGIWTFQLFGLPLLAGLWGLATHLGRDWKRAFTVGNLFLLTGLAIVIYLNQDNPQPRERDYAYVGSFYAFAIWIGLGCWTLMEDLGRWAGRWRGPVQVATAVLLFIALPVHMVRANYFTHDRSGNYVAQDYARNALATLEPDAILFTNGDNDTFPLWYLQIVEGFRTDVRVVNLSLLNTGWYVRQLRDVAPIVPLGSSFTDAMISAALDGQGDQAFAWRYWGPEVWRDAAGRPLAREDWHKVPMRDRAGQPYVIRVTPTMLIPMGDGNKERNFLRVQDRMILEILKANQWRRPLYFAVTVARDNFVGLDANLRMDGLAYRVMDRPQRVNAIDLDVLGANLDIIGGNLRNLDNTGVYYDDNIRKLVQNYRSAFIQMGLELDGLGRRDEALAVLNRMDLRLPETVVPSYNAQLSMQLGLLFERLGNPEALRRRLEALDPATLRQEELFYLGSYWIHPLKETTRGLAILDSMAEMDPSQKIRLEAAYVLEDAGEHALAGERYRRVLLEQPGLNEATAGLLRSLEIRGEWQEALTQVQAWLALYPGDSGAAARLARYQAKLDSIQAVARR comes from the coding sequence ATGACTGCTCCACGCCCCGACACCGCCCTGCCGGATGCCGCCGCCTCCGGCTTCGCCTTCCGCACCTGGCACCGCATCACGGCCCTGCTGGTCTTCCTGGCCGCCCTCGTCCTCTACTTCCTGACGATGGCGCCCACCACCAGCTTTTGGGATTGCGGGGAATTCATCGCCTCCTCCTACAGTCTCTCCGTGCCGCATCCCCCCGGCGCCCCCTTCTACCTCCTGCTGGGACGGCTCTTCACCATGCTGCCCCTCTTCGCCGACATCGGGGCGCGCATCAACTTCATCAGCGTGCTGAGCAGCGCCCTGACCGTGCTCCTGCTCTACCTGACCATCGTGCAGCTGATCCGCTACTGGAAGCCCGTGGAGCGGATGCACTGGCCGGAGCTGGCCGGCGCCGCCCTGGGCGCCCTCGCCTTCATGGCGACCGACACCTTCTGGTTCAACGCCGTGGAGGCCGAGGTCTACGCCATCAGCATGCTCTTCACCGCGCTGGTGGTCTGGCTGGCCTTCGTCTGGCACGACCTGGAGCTGCGGGGCCACCACGACGGGGACCGCATCTTCCTGCTCAGTTTCTATCTGGTGGGGCTGGCCATCGGCGTCCACCTGCTGAATGTCCTGGCCCTGCCCCTCGTCTTTCTCGTCATCTATTTCCATTGGCAGGAGGGCAAGCCCTTCCGCCTGGAGCACTTCCTCCTCTTCTGGGGCCTCGGTGTGCTGGCCATCCTGCCCATCTATCCGGGCGTGGTGCTGTGGCTGCCCAAGCTGATCAAGTGGGCGGGGGACCTGGGTGGGGAATGGGCCGGCCTCGCCCTGCTGCTCGCGCTGCTGGCCGGGCTGGGCGCCCTGCACCTGGCGGCCCGCCGCCGGGGCAACCGGCCCCTGGCGTTGGGGGCGGCGGCCTTGCTCCTGGTCGTGCTGGGCTATCTCAGCTATGTGCTCATCCTGGTGCGCAGCGACCTCAATCCACCGCTTGACGAGAACGATCCCGAGACCCTGGCCGGACTGATCGCCTACCTCAGCCGTGAGCAGTATGGCAGCGAGTCCATCGTCACCCAGCTGCTGGACCGCAAGGCGCCCTTCTGGGACTACCAGATCCGCCACATGTACATCCGCTACTTCAACTGGAACTTCATCGGACGCGACATCGAGAGCGGGATCTGGACATTCCAGCTCTTCGGCCTGCCCTTGCTGGCGGGGCTCTGGGGCTTGGCCACCCACCTCGGCCGGGACTGGAAGCGCGCTTTCACGGTGGGCAACCTCTTCCTGCTCACCGGTTTGGCCATCGTCATCTACCTCAACCAGGACAATCCCCAGCCCCGCGAGCGGGACTACGCCTACGTCGGCTCCTTCTACGCCTTCGCCATCTGGATTGGCCTGGGCTGCTGGACCCTGATGGAGGATCTGGGCCGCTGGGCCGGCCGCTGGCGCGGCCCCGTCCAGGTGGCGACGGCCGTGCTGCTCTTCATCGCGCTGCCCGTCCACATGGTGCGCGCCAACTATTTCACCCACGACCGCAGCGGCAACTACGTGGCCCAGGATTACGCCCGCAACGCCCTGGCCACGCTCGAGCCGGATGCCATCCTCTTCACCAACGGGGACAACGACACCTTCCCCCTCTGGTACCTGCAGATCGTCGAGGGCTTCCGCACCGACGTGCGGGTGGTCAACCTGAGCCTGCTCAACACGGGCTGGTACGTGCGCCAGCTGCGGGACGTGGCGCCCATCGTGCCCCTTGGCTCCTCCTTCACCGATGCCATGATCAGCGCCGCCCTGGACGGACAGGGCGACCAGGCCTTCGCCTGGCGCTACTGGGGGCCGGAGGTGTGGCGGGACGCGGCGGGGCGGCCCCTGGCCCGCGAGGATTGGCACAAGGTGCCCATGCGCGACCGGGCGGGGCAGCCCTACGTCATCCGGGTGACGCCCACCATGCTCATCCCCATGGGCGACGGCAACAAGGAGCGGAACTTCCTGCGCGTCCAGGACCGCATGATCCTGGAGATCCTCAAGGCCAACCAATGGAGGCGGCCCCTCTACTTCGCCGTCACCGTGGCGCGGGACAACTTCGTGGGCCTGGACGCCAACCTGCGCATGGACGGGCTGGCCTACCGCGTGATGGACCGACCCCAGCGGGTCAACGCCATCGACCTGGACGTGCTGGGCGCCAACCTGGACATCATCGGGGGGAACCTGCGCAACCTGGACAACACGGGCGTCTACTACGACGACAACATCCGCAAGCTGGTGCAGAACTACCGCAGCGCCTTCATCCAGATGGGCCTGGAGCTGGACGGCCTGGGCCGGCGCGACGAGGCCCTCGCCGTGCTCAACCGCATGGACCTGCGTCTGCCCGAGACGGTGGTGCCCTCCTACAACGCGCAGCTGTCCATGCAGCTGGGCCTGCTCTTCGAGCGGCTGGGCAATCCGGAGGCGCTGCGACGGCGCTTGGAGGCGCTCGACCCCGCCACCCTGCGCCAGGAGGAGCTCTTCTACCTGGGCAGCTACTGGATCCATCCGCTCAAGGAAACGACGCGCGGCCTGGCCATCCTGGACAGCATGGCGGAAATGGACCCCTCCCAGAAGATCCGCCTGGAGGCGGCCTATGTGCTGGAGGATGCCGGCGAGCACGCCCTGGCGGGCGAGCGCTACCGCCGCGTCCTGCTCGAGCAGCCCGGCCTGAACGAGGCGACCGCCGGCCTGCTGCGCTCGCTGGAGATCCGGGGCGAGTGGCAGGAGGCGCTCACCCAGGTGCAGGCCTGGCTTGCCCTCTATCCCGGCGACAGCGGCGCCGCGGCCCGCCTGGCCCGCTATCAGGCGAAGCTGGACTCGATCCAGGCGGTCGCCCGGAGGTGA